ATGCCATTAACTTTGTAACTTACAAGTTTAGTTTTCTATGAAACCATACAGATGAATAAATcaacatttttcattataaaaaataaaagtacgcCTAGTCAACAGcttctaataaaaatttaaagaaataaaaacataaatatacttTGGAAATTTACATCTAAGTTTAAGAAAATTACGTAggtgtttgttttataaaagtgATTTATATGTGTgctaaatgttcttttttaaatgagtcCAGTATTCTGTATCAGAAATCAATTCATATAAAATCAATTATCAATTACAAAGATACAAAAGTGTGTCTTAGAATATGgcaatctgccctggctggtgtggctcagtggattgaacaccggcctgcgaaccaaaagggtcgctggtttgattcccagtcaaggtacatgcctgggttgcaggccaggtcccagcagggggcataagagaggtaaccacacattgatatttctctccctctcttccttcctctcttcgcTTCTgtctaaaaatgcaaaaaaaaaaaaaaaaaaaagagaatatggtAATCTTCCTTAAGGAAAGATCAACAATGTAATTAAGTATTTGATACACAGGGGAGTTTTTGAAATTTCACGtatttctgttaaataaatgagTGTAAGAAACAGAGGAAGATAAATTGGGTACATCTAAAACTCtctaatgacatttttaaataggaaaaccTGTGCATAAGGgaatatacacatgcatatacacacacaatagtTCTCTCATGAAACCCTTGTAGAAGGGcggtttttgtttcccttgtaaCTGCCACTATAGAGCACAGTGGCCACAttgtttcccttttattttctgtaacttGCTATGATATATacaagttaataataataatgaggtaTCAAATACAGTGataggccagaaaaaaaaaagtggaagtgaAGACTACAAGAGATCACATCTCATCTTACAGGATGGAGGTTGAAAGAACAAAGTTCCAGCTAACTTTATGATCTATTTTATTagcatgaaaataaaagcaacaaatacAATTTTGTCAGTGCACATAGACATGAACTTAGAAATTCAGAATTCAAGAAATTTAATGTTAAGATTCCAGAAATTAATGCCGTGACTTTTTAATAGTAGCACACTTCCATTTTTATGATCAATGGCTCTCTACCATAGGAGAACATgtttggaatttttcaaaaattgtgcAGATTTACATAGTAAAACTACATGACCACAACTGCCTTTTGTAGCTGACTGCTTTCAAGTTCTTGATGCTATTCCACTGAAATAGCATTATAAAACCGGGACTACAGTTGGTTAATGTCAAGAATAAGCAAGAAGGAACAGTACTTCCATATGCAGTTGACTCAGTTTTCGATGCCGAGTTTGGACACTCTTGATACATCAGTTTACCAATAAAAGTCCCATGGGCTTCCCCAACCCTGCACGATTTCTGATTATTGTTATTCAAAAAATATGGCTGGATCTCCGCTTAATCACGTATCAGTATGTCCATGTCTTATTCCTTGTGACTCTATTACAGAgttttgagtaaaataaaatcactatatGAAACAAATTTGGTTGGGCAATTAGTTTGGAGACTCTTTAAAATGATGgactttttaattatcttaattttcatcatctttcatttttattttttttgtgtgtgtactcAGCCCACTGTGGGGAGTGGCCCTGGGGCAAAGGAGAGAGGGTGGAGGCTGCGGAGCAGagacttttaaatttgtttcattaAATCCTGTGCCTAAGTTGGAGAGATGGGAAGTCGTACCTCTGGATGagtaacctaaccctaaccctaaccctaaccccccaCTCAGGAACCCAGAGGAGAGCCTGGAGAACTTCGAGGTGGGGGAAGCTGAATTGGCCATCGGAAAGGTAAAGCCCTGATGTCTTATCCTCTGAGCATTTGGCACATCTGCCCGTGGCCTTAGTTTCAGCCCCGTGTTGCACATTTCTGTTTGTGGTGCAGTTCTCCAGCTGGTGCATTAAAAGCCAGGACAGTGTCTTAACCTGTCTTGACTTTAACAAACTTGGCATGAGTCAGCTGCCCAGCAAACATCTCTGAAGTGTCATTCATGACACTTTCATTCATCCACAAATATTAACTCTTGTCAGGTAACTGGCACCATTCTGGTCCTTGGGGGTGTAGTAGTGAACAGATAAACCCTTGCATCCCTAGAACTTATACTGGGGATAATAGTTCATAAAATTTGTTACACAGAAAGTTTGTTGAGGGGATAGGGAGTTGGAAGTTTACAGTTTTACatggcgggggggtggggtggggtgggaggggcacaggTGGAGGTTTAAGGAAAGGTAACATTTGAGAAAGACCCTCAAGGACAGGAAGGAGTGTTCCAGGCAGATTTAAAGGTatgagcagggaaggagggaaagcgTGGAAAGAGGGGAGGCTGGAGAGTTAGGGAGGTGGCAGGCTGgctctcatttttctcattttgctgctttttcctctttaaaataggCCACAGGCTTTTGGTGTATGGTTTCTCTGGTGATCCCGTACCTAGTAAACTCGAGAGTCTGTAATACAGTcagaacctttaaaaaaaagctgTATGCAGAGATATTCCAAAAGTCCATACTTCAAAGCATACACACTTAATTCATAGGGAAAACCTTCAGTAAAAacatacagggcggggcaaaagtaggcgtACAGTTACTTgcaaggaaaataatacaataattaataagtaataatataagaataaactttcatgTACACACAACTGTAATCTACTTTTACCTCACTTTGtatttactattatttaaaaattcttacaagtGTCTGTAACACAGTTTAGAActttaacaaaaagtaaaaaaaatgtttctaagacTCCACAGTTTTCAAGAAGTGCATATTAATTCATAGCAAAGCACCCCAGGCTTGCCCTTGGGCATGATATCTTTTATTTTAGACAAAATTTCTATGAACTCTGTTGTCTGGATTCTCAGCCAGTAGtaaattacaaagaaatgaaGACCTGGCTGAGACTGGCATTTTACCAACCAACCTGACAGAAAGATCAGGTCAGGTCACCTTTTCGGGTGACAGAAAAGGTAGAACAAGTACAAGGGATATAAGGTTTGAAAAATAGCAAACTGGGGTCAGTTAGTAAGGAGGTAATCCTCATTAGCTCCTAGAGACATAAATATATTTGGGTCTGATAGGTGCAATTCATGATGAGGACTATTAATTAttagaaaagcatttaaaatattaagtatattgCTTCTTAAAAAGTAgaggaatatgtattttaaaaatatttctatttaaaatggctaaaataaaataagttttattgcTTAAAGAGATAAGCTTTGCTCATCGGGACAATCCATTTGTGTGGCCATCTCACTTCTTGTCCTACAACGTAGGACGACGTGAGATCACATCATCACACGACGCCAAAGCATGGGACCCATCAATTTACGCACAGTGATACGGTTCATCAGAATAAATGCAGTGCATTTAGAAATCACTATTGATGCCTTTATTTTCCAGATTACGTTCATCTAAAGCTCCCTTTTCTCTTGTACTTGAATGTCCTATAAAGTCATGAACCTTTCCTTTCAGAACATCCAGTTCATTTTGCATCTTTAATATGCTGTTATCGTACTGAAGTCCTTCAAGGGTTTTCTGCATCTCCATGATCTCAGATATTGCTTTCAGCATATCCTCTTCCATATTAAACATCTGAGTAGTTaaatcttccattttcttttctgtccctATCAGGTCCTGAGAAACTTTGAGAACAGAGCGAATTGCACTTTCTATGGTTGGCAAATGTGTCACGCATTCTTCCACATTGGGTTCGTAGCTGGAAAGCTTGTTAGTCAGGTCTTCATCTCTGGCAAAGAGAGCATGCTGTTCCTCTTCTAGCTTTTCAACTGCTTTTGTATCAGAGCCCAGCTGCTCCTCGACTCGCAGAAGATCCTCCTCTTCTTGTCTTTTCACTGTTCTAATATTTCTGAGCGTGCTGTCTTCTAATTCTTTTAGCCTCTCAGTGAGCAATTTTATTCCTTGTTCAGCTGAGTTAATTTGGAGAGTAACTTGAGAATGTATATGCTTTGATTCTGACTTGAAAATGTCTGtattaacattcatttcttctagGCTTCTCTTCCAGAAATTTGTAACATTTTGGAATTTCTCATTAAGGCTTTCCATCTTTTGAGTGACAATCTCTTCACTATTTTGAATGTCATGCATGATACGCTGGAGGCTGGACACTTCCTGCTCAAACTGGGTCACCAAGGACACGGATGATGTAGCTTCCTGCAGGATACTTTCGGTAGACTCAAGCTGCATTTATAACACAAAACAATTCCCAAGGCTACTTAATAACTTTTATATTAGGGAAACACACTTTAACAAGCATGTGCCAAGTTCAAATTCTGAAGATGTCTAAAATACCAAGTATATCAGAACCATGCTGACAAATACATTTATTActtaatgctattttaaaatactcaaaccAGTTAGTAGATTA
This DNA window, taken from Desmodus rotundus isolate HL8 chromosome 3, HLdesRot8A.1, whole genome shotgun sequence, encodes the following:
- the IKBIP gene encoding inhibitor of nuclear factor kappa-B kinase-interacting protein isoform X1, whose amino-acid sequence is MSEVKNRKKSGPKGAPADPGKRSEGEKSPESRDNGGGGWVDPRTGVSLLSLGMCLGLAWFVFQQVEKFAKVENQYQLLKIETNEFQGLRSKISLISEKLESTESILQEATSSVSLVTQFEQEVSSLQRIMHDIQNSEEIVTQKMESLNEKFQNVTNFWKRSLEEMNVNTDIFKSESKHIHSQVTLQINSAEQGIKLLTERLKELEDSTLRNIRTVKRQEEEDLLRVEEQLGSDTKAVEKLEEEQHALFARDEDLTNKLSSYEPNVEECVTHLPTIESAIRSVLKVSQDLIGTEKKMEDLTTQMFNMEEDMLKAISEIMEMQKTLEGLQYDNSILKMQNELDVLKGKVHDFIGHSSTREKGALDERNLENKGINSDF